One stretch of Fusobacteriaceae bacterium DNA includes these proteins:
- the secY gene encoding preprotein translocase subunit SecY — protein sequence MTLTEKFFDKVGTIMRNPDLKERIVFTLLMFLVARVGTYIPAPGVDVGRLEEMTATSDILGYINMFTGGAFKRVSIFSLGIAPYINASIVFSLLAVIIPRIEEIQKEGEAGRNRIANWTRYLTIVIAVVQSFATCAWLESVGLVTGRSGVSFFLTTIVTMTAGTTFLMWVGEQISVYGIGNGVSLLIFLNCISGGPGNFIQVIQSMKDSKFLVPVLCAIAISGIVVVMGIVVFQLGQRKIPVHYVGKEYGRKGGVGDKSYIPLRLNSAGVMPVIFASVAMIVVSAMSRIFPRFVELAFKLIYRADVAAKADLINKINVWTQRLLAPNGVGYMVIFALVIIFFSFFYTAIIFDPEKVAENLKQSGGTIPGIRPGSETVEYLEGVVSRITWGGALFLAAIAILPVVIFTALGFPVFFGGTGILIVVGVAIDTVQQINAHLVMRDYKGFI from the coding sequence TTGACTTTAACAGAAAAATTTTTCGATAAAGTGGGGACCATCATGCGAAACCCCGACCTCAAGGAAAGGATTGTCTTTACGCTCCTCATGTTCCTTGTGGCGAGGGTGGGGACCTATATTCCGGCCCCCGGCGTAGACGTCGGGCGACTGGAAGAAATGACGGCCACAAGCGACATCCTCGGCTACATCAACATGTTTACGGGCGGGGCTTTCAAGAGGGTTTCGATCTTTTCGCTGGGGATTGCCCCCTACATCAACGCCTCCATCGTATTCAGCCTGCTGGCGGTCATTATTCCCCGGATCGAGGAAATCCAGAAAGAAGGGGAGGCCGGCAGAAACCGGATCGCCAACTGGACGCGCTACCTGACCATTGTGATCGCTGTGGTGCAGTCTTTCGCGACCTGCGCGTGGCTTGAGTCCGTCGGGCTCGTCACCGGAAGATCGGGCGTTTCCTTTTTCCTCACGACCATCGTGACCATGACGGCGGGAACGACCTTCCTCATGTGGGTGGGCGAGCAGATCTCCGTCTACGGGATCGGAAACGGCGTATCGCTTCTGATTTTCCTCAATTGTATCTCCGGCGGACCCGGCAATTTTATCCAGGTCATTCAATCCATGAAGGACAGCAAGTTCCTGGTGCCGGTGCTCTGCGCGATCGCCATCTCCGGGATTGTGGTCGTCATGGGTATCGTCGTGTTCCAGCTCGGACAGCGGAAGATTCCCGTTCACTATGTGGGCAAGGAATACGGCCGGAAAGGCGGCGTCGGGGACAAGTCCTACATTCCCCTGCGGCTTAACAGCGCCGGGGTAATGCCGGTAATCTTCGCCTCGGTGGCCATGATCGTCGTATCGGCCATGTCAAGGATTTTCCCGCGCTTTGTGGAACTGGCGTTCAAGCTGATCTACAGAGCGGATGTGGCGGCCAAGGCCGACCTCATCAATAAAATCAACGTATGGACCCAGCGACTTTTAGCGCCTAACGGCGTCGGCTACATGGTCATTTTCGCCCTTGTGATCATTTTCTTCTCCTTCTTCTATACGGCCATCATCTTTGACCCCGAGAAGGTCGCGGAAAATCTCAAGCAAAGCGGCGGGACCATTCCCGGCATACGGCCGGGCAGCGAGACCGTCGAATATCTGGAGGGCGTTGTGAGCAGAATCACCTGGGGCGGGGCTTTATTCCTCGCGGCCATCGCGATTTTGCCCGTCGTGATCTTTACGGCGCTGGGCTTTCCGGTGTTCTTCGGCGGGACAGGGATCCTCATTGTGGTGGGCGTTGCCATCGATACGGTACAGCAAATCAACGCGCATCTTGTCATGCGGGATTATAAAGGATTCATATAA
- the rpsH gene encoding 30S ribosomal protein S8 — protein MYLTDPIADMLTRIRNANAVMHEKVDVPHSILKEKIAEILREQGYIASYKVVTEGNKKTIRIYLKYDGKERVIKGIKRISKPGRRVYSSVETMPRVLSGLGVAIISTSRGIVTDKVARSQNIGGEVLAFIW, from the coding sequence ATGTATTTAACAGATCCAATTGCCGATATGTTAACAAGAATCAGAAACGCAAACGCGGTTATGCATGAAAAAGTGGATGTCCCTCATTCAATTTTAAAGGAAAAAATCGCGGAAATCCTGCGGGAGCAGGGCTATATCGCAAGCTATAAAGTTGTAACTGAGGGCAATAAAAAAACGATCCGGATTTATTTGAAATATGACGGAAAAGAACGGGTGATCAAGGGAATCAAAAGGATTTCCAAACCCGGACGCAGAGTGTATTCTTCGGTTGAGACAATGCCGAGAGTGCTGTCGGGACTGGGCGTCGCCATTATCTCCACATCGCGGGGAATCGTTACCGACAAAGTGGCGCGGTCTCAGAATATCGGCGGCGAAGTACTGGCATTCATTTGGTAA
- the rpmD gene encoding 50S ribosomal protein L30 yields the protein MAKLRVELVKSTIGRKPVHIATVKSLGLKKLHDTVEQENTPETLGKIAQVSYLLKVEEV from the coding sequence ATGGCAAAATTGAGAGTAGAGCTTGTGAAAAGCACCATCGGCCGTAAGCCTGTCCACATCGCGACCGTGAAGTCTCTTGGACTCAAGAAGCTGCACGACACGGTGGAACAGGAAAATACGCCCGAGACACTGGGGAAGATCGCACAGGTCTCCTATTTACTGAAGGTAGAGGAGGTATAA
- a CDS encoding sigma-54 dependent transcriptional regulator, translating into MKNAILAISDKKEVLRQIRKELGEQYEVITFNNLLDAMDMLRESEFDVILLDEHLTWFNFVEAKRKLNGMGEFIIVGLLDEDSEAKIAELKEAGIYNYMIKPVTLHDMNRVMFSALINLELKREKRKLEEKLSKLEEETEVVGQSSRIKESRMQMEKMAATEVPVLITGENGTGKTYVANGIYKKSDRRKNDYIEVSCSSFTPEAFEKELFGYEKGAFQGATVSRRGILEECSGGTVFLDEIADVDIKIQGKILQAIEYGEIKRVGGTKSRKIDVRFILSTSKDLREEVEKGRFRKDLYNRLVAFSIDVPTLRERKEDIPLLASYFLNKIVRELHKDTPVISGEAMKYIMEYSFPGNIRELKNMIERMVILSTDKILDVDDLPLEVKMKSDTVENKTVIGVGPLKEILEQEIFGLEEVERVVIAIALQKTRWNKQETSKLLGIGRTTLYEKIRKYGLDFK; encoded by the coding sequence ATGAAAAACGCGATATTGGCCATTTCTGATAAGAAAGAAGTTTTGCGTCAGATCAGAAAGGAACTGGGGGAACAATACGAGGTCATCACGTTCAACAACCTGCTCGACGCGATGGATATGTTGCGCGAGAGCGAATTTGACGTGATCCTGCTGGACGAGCACCTCACGTGGTTTAATTTTGTCGAAGCGAAACGGAAATTGAACGGTATGGGGGAATTTATTATTGTCGGGCTTCTGGACGAAGATTCGGAGGCCAAGATCGCCGAGCTGAAAGAAGCCGGCATTTACAATTATATGATCAAGCCTGTCACGCTGCACGATATGAACCGGGTCATGTTTTCCGCCCTGATCAATCTGGAACTCAAGCGGGAAAAACGCAAGCTCGAGGAAAAATTGTCCAAGCTGGAGGAAGAGACCGAAGTCGTGGGCCAATCCTCGCGGATCAAGGAAAGCCGCATGCAGATGGAAAAAATGGCCGCAACGGAAGTGCCGGTTCTCATCACGGGCGAAAACGGCACCGGCAAGACCTATGTGGCCAACGGCATTTACAAAAAGAGCGATCGCCGGAAGAACGATTACATCGAAGTCAGTTGCTCGTCTTTTACGCCGGAGGCCTTTGAAAAGGAACTCTTCGGCTACGAAAAGGGCGCCTTCCAGGGCGCGACGGTCAGCCGGCGGGGGATTCTTGAAGAATGCAGCGGCGGCACGGTCTTTTTGGATGAGATCGCCGACGTGGACATCAAGATTCAGGGCAAGATTCTGCAAGCCATCGAGTACGGAGAGATCAAACGGGTCGGCGGGACGAAATCCCGCAAGATCGACGTGCGCTTTATCCTCTCGACGAGCAAAGACCTGCGTGAAGAAGTGGAAAAAGGAAGATTTCGGAAAGATTTGTACAACCGCCTTGTGGCCTTTTCCATCGATGTCCCGACGCTGCGTGAGCGAAAAGAGGACATTCCACTTTTGGCCAGCTATTTTCTGAACAAGATCGTCCGGGAATTGCACAAAGATACGCCGGTCATTTCGGGCGAGGCCATGAAATACATTATGGAATATTCCTTCCCCGGCAATATCCGGGAACTGAAAAACATGATCGAGCGCATGGTGATCCTCTCGACCGACAAGATCCTCGACGTGGACGACCTGCCCCTCGAGGTGAAAATGAAGTCCGATACCGTCGAAAACAAGACCGTGATCGGCGTGGGTCCCCTGAAGGAAATCCTGGAGCAGGAGATCTTCGGCCTCGAGGAAGTGGAGCGGGTCGTGATCGCCATCGCTCTCCAAAAGACGCGCTGGAACAAGCAGGAAACTTCGAAGCTCCTCGGAATCGGCCGCACGACGCTCTACGAAAAAATTCGAAAATACGGACTCGACTTCAAATAA
- the rpsE gene encoding 30S ribosomal protein S5, which yields MKDKEDKEYQEKLLKISRVSKTTKGGRTISFSVLAAVGNGEGKVGLGLGKANGVPDAIRKALASAKKNIVNVSLKGKTIPHEIVGKWGAASVWMHPAYEGTGVIAGSAVREILEIVGVHDILTKIRGSRNKHNVAKATVNALKNLRTAEEVAKMRGKEVKDILS from the coding sequence ATGAAAGATAAGGAAGACAAAGAATATCAGGAGAAACTGTTGAAGATATCCAGAGTTTCCAAGACGACCAAGGGCGGACGGACCATTTCCTTCTCCGTACTGGCGGCCGTGGGAAACGGCGAAGGGAAAGTGGGCCTGGGCCTCGGCAAGGCCAACGGCGTTCCCGACGCGATCCGGAAAGCGCTCGCTTCCGCGAAAAAGAATATCGTCAACGTCTCCCTCAAAGGAAAGACCATTCCTCACGAAATCGTTGGCAAATGGGGCGCGGCTTCGGTCTGGATGCACCCGGCCTATGAGGGAACAGGCGTTATCGCCGGTTCCGCGGTGCGTGAAATACTGGAAATCGTGGGGGTTCACGACATCCTGACAAAGATCCGGGGATCGAGGAACAAGCATAACGTGGCAAAAGCCACCGTCAATGCCCTCAAGAATCTGCGGACTGCCGAAGAAGTGGCCAAGATGCGCGGAAAGGAAGTCAAGGATATCTTAAGCTAG
- the rplR gene encoding 50S ribosomal protein L18, whose amino-acid sequence MFKRTDRKAVKERKHLSIRSTIYGTAERPRLSVYRSNTNIFVQLIDDISGVTLASASTIDKKLKADIAKGNNIDAAKSVGKAIAERAGEKGIKNVVFDRSGYKYTGRVAALAQAAREAGLSF is encoded by the coding sequence TTGTTTAAGAGAACGGACAGAAAAGCGGTGAAGGAAAGAAAGCATCTTTCCATCAGAAGTACCATCTATGGTACCGCGGAACGGCCGAGACTTTCTGTATATCGATCGAATACCAATATATTTGTCCAGCTGATAGACGACATCAGCGGCGTGACACTGGCTTCCGCCTCGACTATCGACAAGAAGTTGAAGGCGGACATCGCCAAGGGAAACAATATCGACGCGGCCAAATCTGTAGGAAAGGCCATCGCCGAGAGAGCCGGTGAAAAAGGAATAAAAAACGTAGTATTTGACAGGTCCGGGTACAAGTATACCGGACGGGTGGCGGCGCTTGCCCAGGCTGCCAGAGAAGCGGGACTGAGCTTCTAA
- the rplF gene encoding 50S ribosomal protein L6 — protein sequence MSRIGKKPITVPSNVQITIDETNNQVTVKGAKGTLVKAFNKAMKIKLEDGHLTIERPNDEPHTRALHGTTRALLSNMVTGVTDGFKRTLTLVGVGYRAAVKGTGLELALGYSHPVAIEGVDGVTFSVEKNTTIHIEGIEKDVVGQVAANIRSKRPPEPYKGKGVRYENEHVRIKEGKKA from the coding sequence ATGTCAAGAATAGGAAAAAAGCCAATTACGGTACCTTCCAACGTGCAGATCACAATCGATGAAACAAACAACCAAGTGACTGTGAAAGGGGCAAAAGGTACCCTCGTTAAAGCATTCAACAAAGCCATGAAAATCAAACTGGAAGACGGTCATTTGACCATCGAGCGTCCCAATGACGAACCCCATACGCGGGCTTTGCACGGGACGACCCGGGCGCTTTTGAGCAATATGGTAACAGGCGTTACCGACGGGTTCAAACGCACATTGACCCTGGTCGGCGTCGGCTACCGGGCCGCGGTCAAAGGAACGGGGCTGGAGCTCGCGCTGGGCTATTCCCATCCCGTAGCCATCGAAGGCGTAGACGGCGTCACGTTTTCCGTTGAAAAGAATACGACGATCCACATCGAAGGGATAGAGAAGGACGTTGTGGGCCAGGTGGCGGCCAATATCCGCTCCAAGAGACCGCCCGAACCCTACAAAGGAAAAGGCGTGCGCTATGAGAACGAACACGTAAGGATCAAAGAAGGGAAGAAGGCTTAA
- the rpsN gene encoding 30S ribosomal protein S14 — protein sequence MAKKSMIERDLKREQLVNKYLAKRLELKKRILAGDMKAVDELNKLPKDSSSVRMRNRCQIDGRPRGFMREFGISRVKFRQLAGAGLIPGVKKSSW from the coding sequence ATGGCAAAAAAGTCGATGATTGAAAGAGATTTGAAACGGGAACAATTAGTCAACAAGTACCTTGCCAAAAGGCTGGAACTCAAAAAAAGAATTCTCGCCGGCGACATGAAGGCAGTGGACGAGCTGAACAAACTTCCGAAAGATTCATCTTCAGTCAGAATGCGCAATAGATGTCAGATCGATGGAAGGCCGAGAGGATTCATGCGCGAATTCGGGATTTCGAGAGTGAAATTCCGGCAATTAGCCGGCGCCGGACTCATCCCCGGCGTGAAGAAATCGTCTTGGTAA
- the rplO gene encoding 50S ribosomal protein L15, whose translation MKLDELKPSVPKKKKKRVGRGEASGWGQTCGKGNNGQNARAGGGVKPYFEGGQMPIYRRIPKRGFSNYPFKKEFVIVSLATLNRFEEGTTVTPELLLQERIVKNLRDGIKVLGNGTLEKKISVKAHKISQKASEAIEAKGGTVEIIKINTFADVAKNAVAESK comes from the coding sequence ATGAAATTGGACGAATTGAAGCCTTCCGTACCCAAAAAGAAAAAGAAGAGAGTCGGGAGAGGGGAAGCCTCCGGTTGGGGACAGACCTGCGGAAAAGGAAACAACGGACAGAACGCGAGAGCCGGCGGAGGCGTCAAACCCTATTTTGAAGGGGGACAGATGCCGATTTACAGAAGAATTCCCAAGAGAGGATTTTCCAACTATCCCTTCAAGAAAGAATTCGTGATCGTGTCGCTGGCCACATTGAACCGCTTCGAGGAAGGAACGACGGTAACGCCCGAACTTCTGCTCCAGGAGCGGATCGTGAAAAACCTCAGGGACGGGATCAAAGTCCTCGGAAACGGAACCTTGGAAAAGAAAATTTCCGTAAAGGCCCACAAGATTTCCCAAAAAGCCTCGGAGGCCATTGAAGCCAAAGGCGGAACCGTGGAAATCATCAAAATCAACACATTTGCGGATGTTGCAAAAAACGCGGTTGCAGAAAGCAAATAA
- the rplE gene encoding 50S ribosomal protein L5, which translates to MSKYTPRYQKLYNETIVPNLMKELDIKNIMEVPKLEKIIVNMGVGEATQNAKLIDAAMNDLTIITGQKPLLRKARKSEAGFKLRAGMPIGCKVTLRKHRMYDFLDRLVNVVLPRVRDFEGVSADAFDGRGNYSLGLSDQLVFPEIDFDKVDKLLGMSITVVSSAKDDNEGRALLTAFGMPFRK; encoded by the coding sequence GTGTCCAAATACACACCGAGATACCAAAAATTGTACAATGAAACCATTGTTCCCAATCTGATGAAGGAACTGGACATCAAGAATATCATGGAAGTCCCGAAACTCGAAAAGATCATTGTGAATATGGGCGTCGGGGAAGCGACCCAGAACGCGAAGCTCATCGACGCCGCCATGAACGATCTCACGATCATCACGGGACAGAAGCCGCTCTTGAGAAAGGCGCGGAAATCCGAAGCGGGATTCAAGCTTCGGGCCGGTATGCCCATCGGTTGCAAAGTGACTTTGCGCAAGCACCGGATGTATGATTTCCTCGACAGACTGGTCAACGTGGTTCTGCCTCGGGTAAGGGACTTTGAAGGGGTATCCGCAGACGCCTTTGACGGCCGCGGCAACTATTCCCTGGGCCTGAGCGACCAGCTGGTATTTCCCGAGATCGATTTCGACAAAGTGGACAAGCTTTTGGGCATGTCCATCACGGTCGTATCGTCCGCAAAGGATGACAACGAGGGAAGAGCGCTCTTGACGGCATTCGGTATGCCGTTTCGCAAGTAA
- a CDS encoding DUF4143 domain-containing protein, giving the protein MAYFNFEMTPSLSRTFEEDISPAVLIPVLSHIAGQTIVKEKTLIFFDEVQLCERALTALKYFCEDAPDYHVIAAGSLLGLAVNRQEFSFPVGKVDMLTMYPMDLEEFLLAMGEDILIGRIRECIAASAPMPAAYHESAIQYYLRYLIVGGMPECVLQYVQTKDYILIRNTQQTILASYLNDMSKYNRNGKIQKTRLTYDNVTAQLSKRNTRFQYKLIKKGARAADILYMSEELEDFKGGMVENYVNAQLIAKGYKTYYWESRRGAEVDFVILRDGAVIPVEVKSADNTRAKSLKVYMETYSPEYAIKLSMKNFGFENKIMTVPLYATFCL; this is encoded by the coding sequence ATTGCTTATTTCAATTTTGAGATGACGCCCTCCCTTTCCCGGACTTTTGAGGAAGATATCTCACCGGCGGTTCTGATACCGGTTCTTTCCCATATTGCCGGGCAAACCATCGTTAAAGAGAAAACCTTGATTTTTTTTGACGAAGTTCAACTTTGCGAACGCGCGTTGACGGCGCTCAAATATTTTTGCGAGGACGCCCCTGACTACCATGTTATCGCGGCGGGAAGCCTGCTCGGTCTTGCCGTGAACCGACAGGAGTTTTCTTTTCCCGTAGGGAAAGTGGACATGCTGACCATGTACCCGATGGATCTGGAAGAATTTCTGCTCGCTATGGGCGAAGACATTCTTATCGGGAGGATTCGGGAATGTATCGCGGCAAGCGCCCCGATGCCGGCGGCCTATCACGAATCCGCGATTCAATACTATTTGCGGTATCTTATTGTCGGCGGTATGCCCGAATGCGTTTTGCAATACGTTCAGACGAAAGACTACATCCTGATTCGCAATACGCAGCAGACAATCCTCGCAAGTTATTTGAACGACATGAGCAAATACAATCGCAATGGAAAAATCCAGAAAACAAGATTGACATACGACAACGTGACCGCTCAGCTTTCAAAACGAAACACGAGATTTCAGTATAAATTGATTAAAAAAGGGGCTCGGGCGGCGGACATTCTCTATATGTCTGAAGAACTTGAAGATTTCAAAGGCGGCATGGTTGAAAACTATGTCAACGCCCAGCTTATCGCGAAAGGGTACAAAACCTATTATTGGGAATCCAGGCGGGGCGCCGAGGTGGATTTTGTGATTTTGCGAGACGGCGCCGTCATCCCTGTGGAAGTGAAAAGCGCGGACAATACGCGGGCCAAGAGTCTTAAAGTTTATATGGAAACCTACAGCCCGGAGTATGCGATAAAGCTTTCCATGAAAAATTTCGGATTTGAGAATAAAATCATGACGGTCCCGCTGTACGCGACGTTCTGTCTGTAA